A genomic window from Oceanobacillus timonensis includes:
- a CDS encoding isochorismatase family protein: MNQVLLIIDAQQELIEGNHERNAIFQKTQFIANINSVIEKAEKIAVPLVFVRDLDVNEGKESGFEIHKEIHVSAEAEIFDKSATNAFYGTGLLEYLKSYQVKHIVVMGCETQHCIDSAVRTATIEGFDVTLVGDGHSNLGNDILSQEQIIKHHNATLHGHYNVDYFSIVRNANEDLFCPTHDSYR, encoded by the coding sequence TTGAATCAAGTATTATTGATTATCGATGCACAGCAGGAATTAATCGAAGGTAATCATGAAAGAAACGCGATTTTTCAAAAAACGCAGTTTATTGCTAATATTAACTCAGTAATTGAAAAAGCGGAGAAGATAGCAGTGCCACTTGTATTTGTAAGGGATTTAGATGTCAACGAAGGAAAAGAGAGCGGTTTTGAAATTCACAAGGAGATCCATGTATCTGCTGAAGCAGAAATTTTTGATAAGTCTGCAACAAATGCTTTTTATGGAACAGGTCTGTTAGAATATTTAAAGTCATATCAAGTAAAGCATATAGTAGTGATGGGCTGTGAAACACAGCATTGTATAGATAGCGCCGTAAGAACAGCAACTATCGAAGGTTTTGATGTCACATTAGTCGGAGATGGGCACTCAAACCTGGGTAATGATATTTTGAGTCAAGAACAGATTATAAAGCATCATAATGCTACACTTCATGGCCACTATAATGTAGATTATTTTTCCATTGTAAGAAATGCAAACGAAGATTTATTTTGCCCTACACATGATTCTTATAGATAA
- a CDS encoding GNAT family N-acetyltransferase, which translates to MNINIKRAAREHVEAIAAICSCGWKQTVEGKLSEAYQVKNAAEWYNHERVTSDIENGNYTHVAVIDSEVAGVIGGAITEPGVSQIFVLYVDETYRYHGIGRQLLKVFTEQHKQEGARDQWVSVQDGNQRGIPFYEARGFVLQKKRKEMANTGESFVNLQYLRRI; encoded by the coding sequence ATGAACATAAATATTAAAAGAGCTGCGCGGGAACATGTTGAAGCAATTGCTGCTATTTGTTCTTGTGGCTGGAAACAAACGGTAGAAGGAAAGTTAAGTGAGGCATACCAAGTAAAGAATGCAGCGGAATGGTATAATCACGAACGAGTGACGTCAGATATAGAAAATGGCAATTATACGCATGTTGCTGTGATTGATTCCGAAGTAGCGGGCGTTATTGGCGGCGCAATAACGGAGCCAGGTGTCAGCCAAATTTTTGTATTATATGTAGATGAAACATATCGATACCACGGAATAGGGAGACAATTATTAAAAGTATTTACAGAGCAACATAAACAGGAAGGGGCAAGGGATCAATGGGTGTCTGTGCAGGACGGGAATCAAAGAGGGATTCCTTTTTATGAAGCGAGAGGGTTCGTGCTGCAGAAAAAACGAAAAGAGATGGCGAATACTGGAGAGTCATTTGTTAATCTGCAGTATTTGAGGAGAATCTAG
- a CDS encoding TetR/AcrR family transcriptional regulator, with protein MNKKQTKSMMTKQKIAEAAKHLFIQKGYAATSIENISEATGVSKGNIYYHFDNKEGLFIYVLDEWEKQWMEQWEEQKQQYFSVTEQLHGIAKHFVINDYNHPLTDVADEFFSHEKSNTFVQNQLYKTINTRISYSQQLLAEGMTSGEFKSDNALLLAKIFDTLLYGLNNTCRDLDMKETLDLYAKAIDTFLYGIASTDSVHSDKH; from the coding sequence TTGAACAAGAAACAAACGAAAAGCATGATGACAAAGCAAAAGATTGCTGAAGCCGCCAAACATTTATTTATTCAGAAAGGCTATGCTGCCACCTCAATTGAAAATATTTCCGAAGCAACAGGAGTCAGTAAAGGGAATATTTATTATCATTTTGATAATAAAGAAGGGCTCTTTATTTATGTATTGGATGAATGGGAAAAACAATGGATGGAACAATGGGAGGAACAAAAACAACAGTATTTCTCTGTAACGGAACAACTCCATGGTATTGCGAAACATTTTGTTATCAATGATTATAACCATCCCCTGACAGATGTTGCTGATGAATTTTTCAGTCATGAAAAGTCCAATACGTTCGTTCAAAATCAGCTTTATAAAACAATTAATACCAGAATATCCTATAGTCAACAATTATTAGCCGAAGGGATGACATCCGGCGAATTCAAATCAGACAACGCGCTATTACTCGCAAAGATTTTTGATACCTTGCTATACGGATTAAATAACACTTGCCGGGATTTAGATATGAAAGAAACACTGGATCTATATGCCAAAGCTATCGATACTTTTCTATATGGTATCGCGTCTACTGATTCGGTTCATTCAGATAAGCATTAA
- the rpoD gene encoding RNA polymerase sigma factor RpoD, whose product MTAQNVSPKEESAWTLEQAKEKLVEKGKQNGVLLYKEVANVLSDFDLEMEQLDAFYAYMEEQGVVVTEGAEDDAKIQNTEKEEVERIDHSEPVGMKINDSVRMYLREIGNVDLLSREEEIALAVRIEEGDTEAKRKLMEANLRLVVSIAKRYVGRGMVFLDLIQEGNIGLFKAVEKFDYRKGFKFSTYATWWIRQAITRSIADHGRTIRIPVHMVETMNKLIRVQRSLLLDLDREPNSSEIGEEMGLSPNKVEDILKVIQEPVSLETPVGEEDASYLGDFIEDQEAVSPSDYAAHELLKEELEEVLDTLPLREENILRLRFGLDDGKTRTLEELGKVFGVTRERVRQIEAKALRKLRHPRRSNRLKDFLD is encoded by the coding sequence ATGACTGCACAAAACGTTTCACCCAAAGAAGAATCAGCATGGACATTAGAACAAGCCAAAGAAAAATTGGTGGAAAAAGGGAAGCAAAACGGTGTGCTGCTTTATAAGGAAGTAGCTAATGTGCTATCGGATTTTGATTTGGAAATGGAACAATTAGATGCATTTTATGCGTATATGGAAGAGCAAGGCGTTGTTGTGACAGAAGGGGCAGAAGATGATGCTAAAATACAGAATACAGAAAAAGAAGAAGTGGAGCGGATTGATCATAGTGAACCTGTAGGAATGAAAATAAATGATTCCGTTCGTATGTATTTAAGAGAAATTGGTAATGTGGATTTGCTGTCCCGGGAAGAAGAAATCGCACTTGCCGTTCGTATAGAAGAAGGAGATACGGAAGCGAAGAGAAAATTAATGGAAGCAAATCTTCGCCTCGTAGTCAGTATCGCCAAACGGTATGTAGGCAGAGGAATGGTTTTCTTAGATTTAATTCAAGAAGGAAATATAGGGCTGTTTAAAGCGGTTGAAAAATTTGATTACCGAAAAGGGTTTAAATTCAGCACCTATGCAACTTGGTGGATTAGACAGGCAATTACACGTTCCATTGCAGATCATGGCCGCACGATCCGTATTCCGGTGCACATGGTAGAAACGATGAATAAATTAATCCGTGTTCAACGCTCGTTACTTCTGGATTTAGACCGTGAACCGAACTCGTCGGAAATCGGTGAAGAGATGGGGCTAAGCCCAAATAAAGTGGAGGACATCTTAAAAGTCATTCAAGAGCCAGTATCCTTGGAAACACCTGTCGGGGAGGAAGATGCTTCGTATTTAGGAGACTTTATTGAGGATCAGGAAGCGGTATCACCTTCGGATTATGCGGCGCATGAATTGTTAAAAGAGGAGTTAGAGGAGGTGCTGGATACCCTCCCCCTCCGAGAAGAAAATATACTTCGTCTTCGATTTGGATTAGATGACGGAAAAACAAGGACGCTGGAGGAGCTTGGTAAGGTATTTGGCGTGACCAGAGAGCGGGTTCGTCAAATTGAAGCAAAAGCATTACGGAAATTAAGACACCCGAGACGCAGTAATCGGTTAAAAGATTTTCTGGATTAG